In Saccharomyces eubayanus strain FM1318 chromosome II, whole genome shotgun sequence, the genomic stretch ataactCGATGTTAGGCATCTTGGCACACACTTCGTTCCGAATCACTTGAAAAAGGTTCGCCTTGTCTACTAGCTCACTTAGTGTGGCTTTATCTAAGGGTAATATGATCACTATTGGCGGTACGCTTTTAATTgagtttttattattggaGCAATATGAGACGATTTGCGCAGCTAGTAATAGTAATTTATTCTTATCAAATGATTTCAAATATATTAACCCGGGCGGATCTTCATTGGTTAGTTTAAGCAACTCACAAAACCCTAATTCTTGGTTGATATACGTCTGTGATAAAGTCGgtgaaaatgataaacaatcttctttgaaagacGAACTCAATAATAGAAATTTAAAGTTCTTTATGCCATTTGGTGGACGaaaatttagaaattttATGAAGGGCTGAGAATCGTGCTTAACTTTGATTAGTTCGTGATGCttttttacaaaaacaTATGGCTGCTTCATATTGTAAAATTTGGTAATTGTATCATTCCCATTCAATCTATCAAAACTAGAAAATAATTGTAACATCGTTGATTTTACCAGACCTTCCTGACAATCTCTCACACCTTTGTATGAGATCTCTGGAATGCCGAGATTACCCAAGATATTATAATCTGTAACCACTTGTTCTGCAATCAAATCTAAAACatcttgttccttttctgaTATCGTGACTACAGGATTTGGTGTTATAAAAATGTCCGGTATGGATGCTAGCGGCATATGCCTTAACAAAAATGGCAGACTACTTGAAGATTCAAAAGGTAGATTAGATTCTGCTGGCGCAAATTCCGAAATCCCACTTTTGTCCTTTGATAAGATTGGTGTTTCCGATTTAGCTGAGTTTGACGGAAACTCGGACGGGTTCGTGGTCACACTATTGTCCTCAAGGGCCAATTTCAAACTATTCTCTATCGGTTGAATAGACGAATCAACAGTCTTCAAGGGAGACTCCGTCTGCGGTATATCGTTTTGAGGGATCTTCCAAATAGAATTAAATCCCTCCTTGTTGCCGGCGTTGCTGCCTTCGTTTCCTGAACTGAAATTGTCTTGTTTCATGATAGAATCTTGCAAACTTGGAATGGACGAATAATTGATATATTGCGGCTCATGGATATTATTACTAGTGCTAACGTTGTCAGAAAGTTTCATGTCGTCGCGTACATTCAATGATTTGAGGTCCTCATCACTGCTACCAttctcttcctcttcatcctcttcttcttcagagCTGGATAGGTCTGCCATAGAAACGTCGAAGTTCAATGCTTCCTCCTTTTGTAAAGGactaaatgaaaatttccCTCCAGATTTGTATTTATTATCAACattattttctattataGGGTTGAAATTTAATGGTGCAAAAACACTTCTACGCCTATCACGAGGTGTTTCTACGGGAAGTGGTGCACCAGGATCCATGTATAATGGACTTGTAGGTAGAGTCATCTCATCTATCGGAATATccagatattttcttttcccattagatttttttgttgttccaCTCATTGTACGAATATTGGCTTTCTCAGACGTGAAAAATGGCATGTCCTTGCCAAGACCGGTATGTATGCtactattattgttgtttgtgTCTTTCCCATTAATGCTCTCTTCCTCGTCCGACATCTCGAACATATCTTCTGTAATTTCGTCGGATATACTTTTGTTGGACTCATTTGTAGAATTTGATTTATTACTATCACCAAATAGATCCTCATCCTCGTCTTCACCGAACAGTTCCTTATCGACTATAGAATCACTTTTCTCACTCGCTAGGTTTTCaacttgttcttgttgttccaCAAGGCTCTCTTTATTAGTAGTTGCTTCCACACTTCCCGTCTTGCTTATGGGATTGTTTATCTTTTCTAATGATCTGCCACTTACCTCCAGCTCGGACTTCAGCGGACtattttctaattcattGGACACTATGGTCTGTTTTCTATCATTGAACAACtcattattattgatattattattaggCGTGTTCAAGAAAGCCGGGGCAAATTGATCACTCGGCGAAAGCATCAATTTATCAATACCCGTGAAACCGGGAGAAATATCTTTTGGTGATGTTTTGCTAGCTTCTTGGACAGAAGGGTAGGAAACGGGCTGTGAGTTGATCGAATTGTTTTTATAGTGTTGGAACTGTTCTGTGTATGCGCCTTCTGAGCTCAACGGGTTGGTGCCCGCTATATTACTGCTCAATACGCCTGAGCTTCCTGGAGTTCTATAAGCAGCTGTTTGTTTTAGCTGTATAAAGTCATCAATGGCATCCAGTGCATCTTGTAAACTGTGAAATTCTGAAGGATCACTAGATGTAGAACCTTCGACATCTATTACCGGTTGAGCAAATATTAAGCTTAATGGCCATACTATTTTCTTACCTTCGACTGGTGGATTCAGGTATGAGGCTATAGTGGGTGTATGACCATTAAGATGCCCCAAGTCAGGAATGACGGCGACCCATTtcaggttttttttattctgcAAGTTGATACCATGAGATACGCTCAATGTCGTCAGGAGAAGTCCGGTATGCTTTGGCGGTTGAATCAAATATCCTTGCTTGGATGCAGGCGCTATATGCATCCTTATTCCTGATGGTGCTAGATAGAGTGCGTGCTTTCGAAGAAATGATTCTTCTAGATTTTCCTCTTTCATGGGCAGTAAACCCATGTTCTTAGCACATAGGGATACTGCAAGGTCACCATTAACAAAAAGGTGGGGTTCTAACTGTATAAGATGACTCGGGTCTCCGTTCAACGATATACAGGCATTTCCAAATTGTATTAGCTTATTGTGAGAGCCTAGTGCTAAACTAATGCAGATTGTTCTTCGTAACGCCTTCAAAAATAGGGCATAATGGGGCGGCAAGTTTGGTTTAGAATAATCAGCAGTAAAAGATCCTACTTTATCTGGGTTTACCGGCTTATTTTCTACCATGGGAGGCGTCGGTATAGGATCATCATTTATGCTAAAACACCACAAATCTCTTGAAAGCAATGCCACCAGATTCTTGGGATTCTGTTTCCGCAACAGAAATTCTATTTGAATAGACCATTGGTCATTCTGCGTTTTAGGAATATACTGGTGATAGTTGATCTTCGTAACCTTCTCTAGTCTGTAAAAGCTGGATAGAACGTCCTCAAGTCTATACGTGGAAGCGTCAGAACTCATGCTAGCTGCTCTGTTGTCAGTATCCAGCTTAAATATCACCGGGTTTAGTCTTATTCAGCTGCGGCTGACTAGGATGTAATTCGCTACTATTCTTCTTAAAGGGTAGTTGTAACAATTGTCAGAAATCCTGGCCTACTTGATCCAGCACTACCCGGTTCCTGTtagttgaaaaaagtgtTTTGGTCCTTCAACTCGTGAGGTAAGCGCGAATAATGTCGATgacttttttaaaaaaaagtcattgTTTATTATGGGGACCCTGAAATAATGAACGACAGAAAAAAGGGAGGAGAAGTAATAAGCTCACAGTTGTCCACCTGCCCTGTTCTAAAAAGTTGCCATTACTTCTTTTGATCCTTTCATGCCCTATAAAATACTCCGGATGAAAAATTCGCTCGAGACACGTAAATCAGAAGGGATATTACTGGCGgatgaaagaaatagaTTAAGGATAGGAGAGCTGTATCGTTACAAGTTTTCGGTGAATAAAAATGAGCTCAAAGAACAAGGGATAGATGTATCGCAACTATTCGTGAGAAttaaaaacgaagaaagtCCCCTGCTCCGGCCAGTGTATTTGACCGGGCCGTATTCCTTTTACGTTGATATTAGACCGCATAATTACAATGAGAACCGCAAGTTTCGAGGGACAGAGGCTATTCCGTTTATTGAAAACTTGAAACCAGACGAAAGGTTTAAAGTAAAGATATTACTGAATCGTAATTCCAGAGTTGGTAGTAGTTCTATTTATTCGTGGACTATAGACATTGTTTCGCAATTAGCGGTGACCACGATCCCGAGGTTGGAATTCACTTTTAGAATAGGAACGACAAGGAAAGTGGTCAAGAAAACTAACGGTCCGTTTAAAAGTGTTGAAGGTGTTGCTTTGGAGATATGGGACACTAAAACTCTTTGGGATTTGCCACCAAAATATCCAGAAAAGCCCGTACATCTGGTTATAGTGACACATGGGATATTCGCCAATATTGGGTGCGATATGTTATATATGAAGGATaaacttgaagaaatgaCGTTCCCCATGGACGAGTCTATTAATCCAAATATAATTGTTCGAGGTTGTATGGATAACGTGGGCAAATCTAGTCATGGTATACATTGCTTAGGTGTAAGAGTTGGAAAGTATGTTCTTGAAATTGTTGATGAGTTGAACAAGAAGTACAGAGtaaataaaatatcattCATTGGGCACTCCCTGGGGGGTCCAACCCAATCTATGGCAATCCGCTACATAACCGTGAAAAGaccagatttttttgaccCAGTGAAAGGTGTCAAACCCGTTAATTTTATTACGCTAGCGAGTCCCTTCATCGGTGTCATTGGTGATTTTCCCTTCTATTTGTCTGTTCCACTTGATATGGGCGCCCTTGGGTTGACAGGAAGAGACctaaatttgaaatatacACCCTTAACATCCAGAGATGGGTTATATACCGATGATGAAGCATATTCGGAACgttcaaaatatatactAGAAATCCTTCCACAAGCACCagctaaaaaaatatttgaagcCTTTAAGAGAAGAACAGTCTATGCCAATATCATGGATGATGGTATTGTTCCCTTAAGAACCGCTGCCCTTTTGTATTTAGACTGGCGAGGTATACataaagttcaaaaaattaggAAAGAGAATAAAAAGTCTTCAAAGTCCAAGGGATACGAATCCTCGGTGACACCAGAGAGTAAAGAAGTATCGCCATTATCTAACGAAAATGGCCATAATGTTGGGGAGATTCCTGCAGAAAGTCCTAATAAGAAGGCAACCTTACAATGGACCCTACCACAGGCTGTCATACATGGAGGCAggataaataaatatacaaGAGGTCAAACTAATGAGGCTGTCTCGGATTCGGATAGTGAACAAGGAGTAACCACTAATGATCAAAAATTCGAGCCTCCAAAAGAAGCTAATACCTTATTATCCGCGTTATCGGTACTGACAGCGTCTATACCAGATCaagaatatattaaaaaccCTGCCGTAAGGAAAGATGAAATTGTTCATGACAAACTTTATCATCCAGAAGAATTGCCTCCCTTACATTACGAGAATAGGCCCATAGTTAAAAAGCTTATATATCCTAATGAGAGTGTCAATAGGATTCAAGAGCGTATTGCCAGGGAATGGCAGGAAACGATGACTTGGAGGAAGGTCTTGGTGCAGATCAAACCAGATTCacataataatattatagtGAGAAGACGATTTGTCAATCTGTATGGTTACGTTGCCATCGAACACATGGTTGAGCACCATTTCGGTACCAAAGTTTGTAGCGAGCTTGTTGATGATCCAAACGAACCAAAAGATGAACCAGACCAGCCTCGACAGTCGGACCAGTCAAATGGGCGCAACAAGCCTAGCAAATCGGAAAAGTATTGACAAGGAACTAAAAAATATCTTATCGAATTTTGATCTTGAATATATAatgagtaaaaaaaatgagaatgATAGCAGAGAAAGCTATATATTTCTCTAGTTTATTTGTAATGGCTACTGTAACTTTCGCATAGTGcaagtataaaaaaatgtatataaaaatattattagcCCTGTAGGGGGCTCGAACCCCTAACCTTATGATTAAGAGTCATACGCGCTACCGATTGCGCCAACAAGGCCACttaatttgaaatcttcCTCATTCAAGGTAAAAAAGTGATTGCGGAAAAGCGGTCAGtacaaattcaaacaagaaGCTTATGTCGGAATAGGTGTTTCTTGACATAACATTCTTtatgttgataattagttagtttGGTAAGTTGaaataattaagaataagcagtcctttcttattattatataagagaggtatataaaacacacgctgattggttatatgaAACCCAATGGTTCAAGTATAATTCAGAACATTGATAATGAGTTCTCAGATATAACTTATCTTCTTATGTACTAATTTCTGAGCAATTAGTAGATCtttatcttattttttttggggTAAAATGTATTATTAAATTTTACCCACCCCAATATAATTAGTGTCAATGTACGAGAATACCTATGTTGACATAAAATATGTTATGTCCGAGATCACCTATTCCAACACTTTATGTCGAAATAAGTAATCTTGAACATTCTTTAATATGACATTAATTATGTTGAAACAGAAATATTCACAGGCAAGTATTGAACATGGATACAATTGACtttttaaattgtatgatgatctttgggattccatttatttcttgacgttataatattatgtaactagattatactagagattctcctcatggatttaggaatccacagGAGAATCagtaattttgcataatattataaacgattctgttcctctttttatatgtcGTCATccattgatcctattacaatatcaatccttgcgctccagcttccattaattaCGATGACAGTGTTGATCCTGTTTTACTGGTTTTAtagtttatgtcatcttttaacaccgtatataatagtaatagatggacgATAGtagaatcttgttccaacaattAGTAATAGTCTGTTCAGTTGTCTTCGGTGGCCGATTACACTACACGAATGTCACTTGTGTGAGCGAATGTAGCCCCACTGGTGGTGGTTGGGATGGTAACTCCAAAAAATAGGTCGCTTAGCTTTCTTTATGTTTTAAGCCATACGTGaactgcaaaaaaaaagagtacTATTTTATAAATCTTCGACACACTACGTGAGTGAGATCTTACCACTAGTACCATTCTTGAGCATAGAAGTGACATTTCCCGTTGGATTGCATGGAAATAGAAATACCAGACACGCCGAGTATGTAAACATGATTAATGTGATCGATTTGATACCTGATGAAACCGCACCATACACCAACGCCGTTAAACAGACTTCCACTTGAAGGTCATGAATATCACCAGCGATATTAAAATTAGGGCCCgcacaaacaaaaataatccTCTCCTAGAGCTCTTGACTATCTCAGAACGTATATCTATCTCAGCGTTTTCAGGATGACTATCAAACATTATGCCGATGAGAACTCTATGGCCTCTAAACCTCACTACCATACATACTGTACGCATGAGTATTGATTTGAGATCGGCTCTAATGTCATCACGACAGTTTTATTAGGAAAGTAGTGATCTTGACTCTTGCAGGAAGTAATAGAGAGGTCGCACAAAAAAAGCTACAATGCTTTAAGCTCTCTTTTGTTACAGTGTTCTTGAAGAAGGGAGGTAAACCCAAGTAATTTTGGATAGCTTTTCAAGCGCTTGAATAGCGTTCGTGTTCTTGGTacatcaattttttaattaatATTTAGGCGCGTTGGCCTACAAACCCGGAAAAATCATTACTTTTTTAGCGGgcaaaaatcaaatataAACGGAATTAACTATATTGAAAGTTGACTTAGAATATACAAccaagagagaaaaaggaataaAAGCACCTTCAAATGACTGTCATAAAAACCGAGCCTTCAACCGAGGTTGCGTTGTATTCCCCAACAGCAAATGaatctttgaataaaaatgaaaccgtaaaaaagagagaaaacaataaacaaTCTCCTTCTTCCAATATAAATAGCCGCTCAAGTATAACGAAGCATAAAGTTGCTGCCAAGGCGCCggaaaaaaagtcaaaggATTCAGAAAAGCAAGATCTTTCTGCTTTTTTGTTAAATCCTTCGCTGATTGTAAAACCTTCAGAggggaaaagaaaagaaaatgctgtGGCAGTTAGCGACACACCAAATGTTAAGACCGAGCCCACAGGATTTCAGTTGCTGACcccaatttcaaagaaaagggctttaaaagaaaaaccaacaTCTGGTAAATACGATAATATTGATTTTTCGAAGGAGGAGAGAGCTtacaaccaaaaaaagccaaaaatACTTTCTCCTGCTACAGAGACTTCCCCCTCTGAATATAAGTTCTCGTCAATTGTAGAAAATGTATCATCTCCGgctaaacaaaaatcacAGGAACTAACTGAAAATCCTGGTGAGTACcagaaaatacaaaactATCTGTTCGACAAACCAAATCTTTTAGATACGTGTCTCCAAGACTACTCTAGTATGTTACCTGCTGACATAGCAGAGGAGgatcaagaattttttattagtgTAGCCGATTCGACATTGGAAGAGTGGACAAACAAGGGCCAGGAAATCCTTGATCAGCAATTCCAACTCTACcaagaaataataaagaaacgAATAGAATTGAGCTACAAATTCAAAGGGATTATATCAGTCATCAATGATAGGGCAGACGCCTTGGAGGAACAAGGCCAGCAATTAGAGggaaaaatcaagaaagtCAAGAGTTTAGCCAATGAAATTCTCGAcattatataaataattCATAATTGTTCCAATCTgctatatatatttttcagaaaaaagGAGACGAATGGTCTTGAGGAGATGATATTCcttttttgataatgaaTCATATCTTTCATATTTTAgatgatattgaaattATTTAACTATACATAAGGAGAGTCCTCAATGAAAAGGGGTAAAACAGATGACATGATAATAACTATATTAATTCATGCTTCTTAAGTTCTCTTTTTGTAACGTCTGTCTCTTTGAGCGGAAACATTGATGACAGATAATGGCAATTTCAAACCCAAAGATTTAACCAAATCAGAAGTTTGGTTGTCGACGTTCAAAACACCGTTAGAACGAGACAAGTCCAAAGCAGAGACTTCTGGGACGTATTGAtcctttctttctctttcttcttcttgcaatttgaaagagatACCTCTAACTGGACCCTTTTGGATTCTCTTCATCAAATGGGTAGTGTAACCAGCAATCTTGTTTCTCAATCTCTTGGATTGGATAGTGGCGATTTCATCACAAAGTCTCTTGTTGGTTTGGAAATCCATGGTCAACTTTGGATAGTAACGTTCAATCAAAGCCTTGGAGGCACGCTTGACGGTCTTAGTTCTAACTCTACCCTGTGGAAATATTTATAATCGAAGATTATAACATAAGTTAGTAAAATGCCCTTTCTTTAACAATTTTGGATAAAATGGAAAGCATCATTTAAACgcaattgaatattttcatGAGAATAGAGGTCTTAAGTATCTTCCTCATACATTCTCCTTAACACCTGTCGTAATCAATGTTTCATAGCCCTCTCATCTATTTATCTGAAATACATTCCACTGGTTCTCTTGTTTTCACTGTTTTCcacatttttcaataagtTCTGCCCTTAAGTCATGTTTTCGATATCATATCCATCACGTTTGGTGCTCCATCCACATTTCTTGGTACGtaccattttttattagtttGTCTTTATCTATTTTAAACTATCCTGGGATGAAAGAATCAAAGCTAATTCagtaatataaaaatacGTATTTACTTAAAGTTTACCCTTAACAGAACTAACACGAGCAAGGTAAAGGCCTGGGAGAGGCCCAGCGAACCGCGGTCTGAACCTTCTCTCTCATCTTCATTGCTATGGGCAGCGCGAATAATTCCGTTCAATGCGCGTTCTGAActaaagtttcaaaaaagcTAGAAAAAGTCGTCgcaaatattgaaaaatattccGGAACGTGTATGGGTCTAAAAATGCAAGATGTATGGGGGTCGCAGGaagttttttaatttcGCTGATTTTTCCAGCAGTTCAAATATTAGTGAAATAAACACGACTTTTAGAGGAAATGTTAGAGTCGCGATGGTAACTAGGCTAGGTTGAAGAAAGTCACACATAAGGCTCTTTGGAAACAATTCCATTCCCAATAAAGTTTTCAACTTTAATACATACATTCGGTGAAGAGGATGTCTAACAAATTCCATTGTGATGTTTGTTCAGCTGATTGCACGAACAGAGTAAGAGTGTCATGTGCTATCTGCCCGGAATACGACTTATGTGTACCCTGCTATTCACAAGGCTCATATACAGGAAACCATCGCCCTTACCACGATTATAGAATAATAGAAACCAATTCATATCCTATTCTTTGTCCTGAGTGGGGTGCAGATGAAGAACTGCAATTAATCAAGGGAGCGCAGACTTTAGGGCTCGGTAACTGGCAAGATATCGCTGAGCATATAGGTAGCAGGGACAAGGAAGAAGTTAAAGAGCATTACCTGAAGTATTATCTGGAAAGCAGTTACTATCCTATACCTGATATTACTCAAAACATACACGTACCGCAAGACGAATTTTTAGAACAACGAAGACATAGAATTGAATCATTCAGGGAAAGACCGTTAGAACCCCCTAGGAAGCCTATGGCATCAGTTCCGAGCTGTCACGAAGTTCAAGGTTTCATGCCTGGTAGATTGGAGTTTGAAACAGAGTTTGAGAACGAAGCAGAGGGACCAGTCAAAGATATGGTTTTTGAACCCGATGATCAGCCTTTGGATATTGAACTAAAGTTTGCCATCTTGGACATATATAATTCTAGATTGTCAACAAGagcagaaaagaaaaggttaTTGTTTGATAACCATTTGATGGATTACAGAAAATTGCAAGCCattgataaaaaaagaagcaaagaagCTAAAGAATTGTACAACCGAATCAAACCATTTGCTCGCGTTATGGCTGCACaggattttgaagaatttagcAAGGATATACTGGAAGAGCTACAATGCAGGACAAGGATACAGCAATTACAAGAATGGAGAAGCAATGGTTTAACGACGTTAGAAGCAGGCCTTAAATACGATCGAGATAAGCAAGCAAGAATTAGCACGTACGAGAAATTTGGCTCTTCTACGATGGCATCATTAAATGAGGGCAGTAGTCGTTACAGATCAAATTCCGCGCATAGATCGAATGCAGAATATTCTCAGAATTATAGCGAAAATGGTGgcaggaagaaaaacatgaCTATAAGTGATATTCAGCATGCATCTGACTATGCATTGTTGTCCAATGACGAGCAGCAACTGTGTATACAGCTCAAAATTTTACCAAAGCCATACCTTGTAATCAAAGAAGTCGTGTTCAGGGAGTTACTAAAGACTGGCGGCAACCTAAGCAAAAGCGCATGTAGGGAACTACTGAATATAGATGCAATTAAAGCAAATAGAATAtacgatttttttcaaagtcaaaaCTGGATgtaacaaaaaacaaagaaagcaattgtaattattattgaaatcaaaaaggcTTTTTATTCAGAACTTTTTATATACTATACAGCCGTCcctcctttttttttttttttttgtattattaGAAGAATAAcatttgtttgatttgtgATAGCATTTATAAGTCTACACTAATTtatttaaagttttttgaCAATCAGGTCTAGGATTTTGTATCGAGGATCGTCTTCCGcattcatctttttcaagtagTTGTCTTGTAAATAAGTAGAGTACTCGCTCTTTAATGATTTGATTAGCGAATTATCCAATTTCGATACGTATGCAAAGTGTTTTTTAACGGACAACTGCAATTGGTCAATATCAAGCTCTTGAACTGGCATGTATCTGATATTTAACGTGGTGTCAATCAGTACTGTTTTTAAATACAACTCGGGTAAATCCTTACGGAGCGAAAGATCGTACATATcgtttttccaaaattgcAAAATGTGATTGATAAGATAATCTCTTTCTAAATCTGGgaattcatcaaataattggatatattttattgatTGATTAAACAAGTAATTCAACGCTTCTTTGTTCAATTCAGAATTCATCTTAGAGTCTGAAATGGCATAATAGCCCTTATGCTTGTTAATGTAATGTTTACCTAAAGTTTTCATACACACGTCAAAAATAGTCAATGCAATATCTCCACGTAGCGCTGGGTTAGTCTCTGCATTACCTAACACGTTTATATCTGCTTCGGGCAGTTCATTCAATTTATCCTTCATAGAATCGCCTGTTGATGGAACTTGCACGTGAGATTTCTCTTCATCATTGGTCTCAGTATTCTTCTGTTCGTTTAGCATATCTAGTTCTTGTTCTCTTTCATTGATCAAACCCATCACTTTTCTTCTGTTAATCAACTTAGTGATGAAATTCAATTCGAACTTTATATATTCGTACCATAGCTTAGGTATATCAGGATTAAACTTCAAACCGTTCTGGAAGATGTTTCTACAACTCTTGAAATTAGCGTGAACTTCGTACTCGTACTTGGCACAACTAATCCATATATCCACATTTGTTGGATGTAATTTCAATAACTGGTTATAAATGTTGTGAATCTTCTTATATGATGTTTGGTTACCTCTAGCCTTCATGTAGTTCAAATACATGGCCCAGAACTTCAAATCTTGTGGAAATTTGTTCGTTCCTCTTTGATAAATAAAACCTATTCTTTGTTGAATGGACCAGTCAGATAGACTGTTAGTCTTTTTAGCCTGTAAGATTCTTTTACATCTCTTGGCACGTAGCTTGTTGACGTTGGTTTCATAATCAATGTATTTTACGTAATCGTTAATACTGGAACCTCTAGAGTTTAGCCTATGTTCAAAATcggttctttttttcatgattaAGGAAACCTCATTCTTGGTGAAAAGTCCCTTTTCCACCAGATCATCCATTTCGGGAATACATTGCTCCAAATAATATCTGGTCTTCGACATTATTGTGGTTTTCGGTTGGTTTTTCTATAGGTTACACTGCCGGTACTGACCACTTAGACGTGCTATATACTCTTATTCATAGCGATCATGATTTTTAGCTCATCGCCCAAATCTTTTtcgaaaattttcaagga encodes the following:
- the SSN2 gene encoding Ssn2p: MSSDASTYRLEDVLSSFYRLEKVTKINYHQYIPKTQNDQWSIQIEFLLRKQNPKNLVALLSRDLWCFSINDDPIPTPPMVENKPVNPDKVGSFTADYSKPNLPPHYALFLKALRRTICISLALGSHNKLIQFGNACISLNGDPSHLIQLEPHLFVNGDLAVSLCAKNMGLLPMKEENLEESFLRKHALYLAPSGIRMHIAPASKQGYLIQPPKHTGLLLTTLSVSHGINLQNKKNLKWVAVIPDLGHLNGHTPTIASYLNPPVEGKKIVWPLSLIFAQPVIDVEGSTSSDPSEFHSLQDALDAIDDFIQLKQTAAYRTPGSSGVLSSNIAGTNPLSSEGAYTEQFQHYKNNSINSQPVSYPSVQEASKTSPKDISPGFTGIDKLMLSPSDQFAPAFLNTPNNNINNNELFNDRKQTIVSNELENSPLKSELEVSGRSLEKINNPISKTGSVEATTNKESLVEQQEQVENLASEKSDSIVDKELFGEDEDEDLFGDSNKSNSTNESNKSISDEITEDMFEMSDEEESINGKDTNNNNSSIHTGLGKDMPFFTSEKANIRTMSGTTKKSNGKRKYLDIPIDEMTLPTSPLYMDPGAPLPVETPRDRRRSVFAPLNFNPIIENNVDNKYKSGGKFSFSPLQKEEALNFDVSMADLSSSEEEEDEEEENGSSDEDLKSLNVRDDMKLSDNVSTSNNIHEPQYINYSSIPSLQDSIMKQDNFSSGNEGSNAGNKEGFNSIWKIPQNDIPQTESPLKTVDSSIQPIENSLKLALEDNSVTTNPSEFPSNSAKSETPILSKDKSGISEFAPAESNLPFESSSSLPFLLRHMPLASIPDIFITPNPVVTISEKEQDVLDLIAEQVVTDYNILGNLGIPEISYKGVRDCQEGLVKSTMLQLFSSFDRLNGNDTITKFYNMKQPYVFVKKHHELIKVKHDSQPFIKFLNFRPPNGIKNFKFLLLSSSFKEDCLSFSPTLSQTYINQELGFCELLKLTNEDPPGLIYLKSFDKNKLLLLAAQIVSYCSNNKNSIKSVPPIVIILPLDKATLSELVDKANLFQVIRNEVCAKMPNIELFLKVVPMDFIKNALVTVDQYVNVAISIYNMLPPKSIKFTHIAHTLPEKVNFRTMQQQQQQQQQQQQQQQQQQQQQQQQQQIQNSSTGSSSVIYYDSYIHLAYSRSVDKEWVFAALSDSNGQGSMTKTWYVGNSRGKFDDACNQIWNMALNLASKKYGKICLILTRLNGILPDDELMNWRRLSGRNIHLAVVCVDDNSKISFIDEDKLYPSFKPIYKDAKFGGHMEMSRLDDYEIRDVDQDIHGVIFQHPFPLAHSQHRCAIRSGALVKFKKCDGDTVWDKFAVNLLNCPHSDSTQLLETILEEFRNLAALNVWYGLSDGTDGHIPWHILAVKKMMNTLIHTRVKIANTATITNNTAGLSSATIPEN
- a CDS encoding putative hydrolase, with the protein product MPYKILRMKNSLETRKSEGILLADERNRLRIGELYRYKFSVNKNELKEQGIDVSQLFVRIKNEESPLLRPVYLTGPYSFYVDIRPHNYNENRKFRGTEAIPFIENLKPDERFKVKILLNRNSRVGSSSIYSWTIDIVSQLAVTTIPRLEFTFRIGTTRKVVKKTNGPFKSVEGVALEIWDTKTLWDLPPKYPEKPVHLVIVTHGIFANIGCDMLYMKDKLEEMTFPMDESINPNIIVRGCMDNVGKSSHGIHCLGVRVGKYVLEIVDELNKKYRVNKISFIGHSLGGPTQSMAIRYITVKRPDFFDPVKGVKPVNFITLASPFIGVIGDFPFYLSVPLDMGALGLTGRDLNLKYTPLTSRDGLYTDDEAYSERSKYILEILPQAPAKKIFEAFKRRTVYANIMDDGIVPLRTAALLYLDWRGIHKVQKIRKENKKSSKSKGYESSVTPESKEVSPLSNENGHNVGEIPAESPNKKATLQWTLPQAVIHGGRINKYTRGQTNEAVSDSDSEQGVTTNDQKFEPPKEANTLLSALSVLTASIPDQEYIKNPAVRKDEIVHDKLYHPEELPPLHYENRPIVKKLIYPNESVNRIQERIAREWQETMTWRKVLVQIKPDSHNNIIVRRRFVNLYGYVAIEHMVEHHFGTKVCSELVDDPNEPKDEPDQPRQSDQSNGRNKPSKSEKY
- the ECM11 gene encoding Ecm11p; amino-acid sequence: MTVIKTEPSTEVALYSPTANESLNKNETVKKRENNKQSPSSNINSRSSITKHKVAAKAPEKKSKDSEKQDLSAFLLNPSLIVKPSEGKRKENAVAVSDTPNVKTEPTGFQLLTPISKKRALKEKPTSGKYDNIDFSKEERAYNQKKPKILSPATETSPSEYKFSSIVENVSSPAKQKSQELTENPGEYQKIQNYLFDKPNLLDTCLQDYSSMLPADIAEEDQEFFISVADSTLEEWTNKGQEILDQQFQLYQEIIKKRIELSYKFKGIISVINDRADALEEQGQQLEGKIKKVKSLANEILDII
- the RPS17B gene encoding 40S ribosomal protein eS17, with the protein product MDFQTNKRLCDEIATIQSKRLRNKIAGYTTHLMKRIQKGPVRGISFKLQEEERERKDQYVPEVSALDLSRSNGVLNVDNQTSDLVKSLGLKLPLSVINVSAQRDRRYKKRT